One Microvirgula aerodenitrificans DSM 15089 DNA window includes the following coding sequences:
- a CDS encoding DUF308 domain-containing protein yields the protein DALGREMAASHSGFDPVASYLPGGLTPEQASVSASDALQGMAEVVIYAAGSWIGEIDSRLPAHRLVLSADRETTDPARQIRQRMDYRDGHDRAWRTVQLVEPGDGYRLSENGDFVYDESGEAVSGPLTVRWQVAAGDECSAGGLALLQYPGYCVDRSRPAREAPPLPFAQQYRDATLKPVLTQRGDGNYRLQRPCPWYVVGQDENDSYQGESEPEPDPEPEPDSDGLQAPAGNGDTRPKIGMHGERIDWIGPRSQLYLPKDGTYSYAPEIQLYMQFIPFWHYMMPSPYSRKPLASNSTVGVILGALGIVLTLLTVCFAAPLTTGLALCLVATGTLLGLAAGSTAIASALLEKSDPETSRILGWVSLGLGIGATLLGLGTPRILAAYSSSRLTWSVSASGKIYLLGDMTVDLTDPLVAAVNAHGAPGTTLSTRLISGGTLGRQLQNIPLLPGQKIRLVSCYSAVGGKMGAQAQRLANTLQRQVTGYHYRVAAQPLGQNVAPGSSLSVFQPQAGFKALRTTIANSFISSAIRPAVYLKHPHLYFSS from the coding sequence GACGCACTGGGCCGGGAGATGGCGGCGTCACACAGCGGCTTCGACCCGGTGGCGAGCTACCTGCCGGGTGGCCTGACGCCGGAACAGGCCAGCGTCTCGGCCAGCGACGCGCTGCAGGGCATGGCCGAAGTGGTGATTTACGCTGCGGGCAGCTGGATCGGCGAGATCGACAGCCGGCTGCCGGCGCACCGGCTGGTACTGAGCGCCGACCGGGAGACCACCGATCCGGCGCGGCAGATCCGGCAGCGGATGGATTACCGGGACGGGCACGACCGGGCGTGGCGGACGGTGCAGCTGGTCGAACCGGGAGACGGCTACCGGCTGAGCGAAAACGGCGACTTTGTCTACGACGAAAGCGGGGAAGCGGTCAGCGGACCACTGACGGTGCGCTGGCAGGTGGCGGCGGGAGACGAGTGCAGCGCGGGCGGGCTGGCGCTGCTGCAGTATCCGGGCTACTGCGTGGACCGCAGCCGGCCGGCACGCGAGGCGCCGCCTCTGCCGTTTGCGCAGCAATACCGGGATGCGACATTGAAGCCGGTGCTGACCCAGCGTGGCGACGGCAACTACCGGCTGCAGCGGCCGTGCCCGTGGTATGTGGTCGGGCAGGACGAGAACGACAGTTATCAGGGGGAGAGCGAACCGGAGCCGGATCCTGAGCCCGAACCGGACAGCGACGGCCTGCAGGCGCCGGCGGGGAACGGGGATACCCGGCCAAAGATCGGCATGCATGGCGAGCGCATTGACTGGATTGGCCCGCGCAGTCAGTTGTACCTGCCGAAGGACGGGACATACAGCTACGCACCGGAAATTCAGCTGTATATGCAATTCATCCCGTTCTGGCACTACATGATGCCCTCCCCGTACAGCAGAAAGCCACTCGCCAGCAACAGCACGGTGGGGGTCATTCTGGGCGCTCTTGGCATCGTGCTCACCCTGCTCACCGTCTGCTTTGCCGCACCATTGACGACTGGCCTGGCCCTGTGTCTCGTCGCAACGGGCACGCTGCTGGGACTGGCGGCCGGATCAACCGCCATCGCCTCTGCGCTCCTGGAAAAGTCGGACCCCGAAACCTCACGCATTCTGGGATGGGTCTCGCTGGGACTGGGTATCGGCGCCACGCTGCTTGGTCTCGGCACCCCGCGCATTCTGGCTGCCTATTCCAGCTCCAGACTCACATGGTCGGTATCGGCAAGCGGAAAGATCTACTTGCTTGGCGATATGACCGTGGACCTCACCGACCCCTTGGTCGCGGCAGTCAACGCACACGGCGCACCAGGTACGACCTTGAGTACCAGACTGATTTCGGGTGGCACACTGGGCAGGCAGTTGCAAAATATTCCGCTTTTGCCCGGGCAGAAAATACGTCTGGTGTCCTGCTACAGTGCAGTGGGCGGAAAAATGGGGGCACAGGCACAGCGCCTTGCCAACACGCTGCAACGGCAGGTGACCGGCTATCACTATCGGGTCGCCGCACAGCCCCTGGGACAGAATGTTGCTCCCGGATCCAGCCTGTCAGTCTTCCAGCCCCAGGCCGGTTTCAAGGCGCTGCGGACCACCATTGCCAACAGTTTCATCTCCAGTGCCATCCGCCCGGCCGTGTATCTGAAGCATCCTCACCTCTACTTTTCCTCGTAA
- a CDS encoding YchJ family protein — MTKHRSEPRFDPESPCPCGRPAALVECCWPRLAGRLPAPTAEALMRSRYTAYVLEHAEYLLLSWHPDTRPDALDFDEPLKWTGLQIESTEAGGENDSEGTVTYVARYKLGGRARKIREKSRFTRVDGRWVYVDGDIDD, encoded by the coding sequence ATGACCAAGCACCGCTCTGAACCCCGCTTCGACCCCGAGTCGCCTTGCCCGTGTGGCCGCCCGGCCGCACTGGTCGAATGCTGCTGGCCGCGCCTGGCCGGCCGGCTGCCCGCACCGACCGCCGAAGCGCTGATGCGCTCGCGCTATACCGCCTACGTGCTGGAGCACGCCGAGTACCTGCTGCTGAGCTGGCACCCGGATACCCGCCCGGATGCACTGGACTTCGATGAACCGCTGAAGTGGACCGGATTGCAGATCGAGTCCACCGAGGCAGGCGGCGAAAACGACAGCGAAGGTACCGTGACCTACGTTGCCCGCTACAAGCTGGGCGGGCGGGCGCGCAAGATCCGCGAAAAAAGCCGCTTCACCCGCGTCGACGGGCGCTGGGTCTATGTCGATGGGGATATCGACGACTGA